The Streptomyces nitrosporeus genome includes a window with the following:
- a CDS encoding carbon-nitrogen hydrolase family protein: MPLLRTALLQSSGRPGLVGHNLALLDEAAGRAAAAGARLLVSPELFLTGYAVDDALPGLAEPADGPGAEAVSAICVRHGIAVAYGYPERSGGRLFNAVQLLGPDGTALAGYRKTHLYGSFEQRWFTPGDRTVVQAALDGVRIGLLICYDVEFPENVRAHALAGTDLLLVPTALMRPFGFVAESVVPVRAFENQLYVAYVNRAGPEGTFDFTGLSCLAGPDGTARARAGQGEELLLADADPARLAASREANTYLRDRRPALYGSLL; this comes from the coding sequence ATGCCGCTGTTGCGTACCGCCCTGCTCCAGAGCTCCGGACGCCCCGGCCTCGTGGGCCACAACCTCGCGCTGCTCGACGAGGCGGCCGGACGGGCCGCCGCCGCGGGAGCCCGTCTGCTGGTCAGCCCCGAACTCTTCCTCACCGGCTACGCCGTGGACGACGCCCTGCCCGGCCTCGCCGAACCCGCCGACGGGCCCGGGGCCGAGGCCGTCTCCGCCATCTGCGTACGCCACGGCATCGCCGTCGCCTACGGCTACCCGGAGCGGTCCGGCGGACGGCTCTTCAACGCCGTCCAGCTCCTCGGCCCGGACGGCACGGCGCTCGCCGGCTACCGCAAGACCCACCTCTACGGGTCCTTCGAGCAGCGCTGGTTCACCCCCGGCGACCGGACCGTGGTGCAGGCCGCGCTGGACGGCGTCCGGATCGGGCTGCTGATCTGCTACGACGTCGAGTTCCCGGAGAACGTCCGGGCCCACGCACTGGCCGGCACCGACCTGCTGCTGGTGCCGACCGCGCTGATGCGGCCCTTCGGGTTCGTCGCCGAATCCGTCGTACCGGTCCGCGCCTTCGAGAACCAGCTGTACGTGGCCTACGTCAACAGGGCCGGCCCGGAAGGGACGTTCGACTTCACCGGGCTGAGCTGCCTGGCCGGCCCCGACGGCACCGCACGGGCACGCGCCGGGCAGGGCGAGGAGCTCCTCCTCGCCGACGCCGATCCCGCCCGCCTGGCGGCCTCGCGCGAGGCCAACACCTACCTCCGGGACCGGCGGCCCGCCCTGTACGGCTCCCTGCTCTGA
- a CDS encoding GuaB1 family IMP dehydrogenase-related protein, with protein sequence MRFLEPGTGRYTATPSVPYDLTYDDVFMVPGRSSVGSRQAVDLSSPDGTGTTIPLVVANMTAIAGRRMAETVARRGGLVVIPQDIPLDVVTEVIGWVKKRHLVLDTPIVLAPGQTVADALSLLHKRAHGAGVVVDAEHRPVGVVTDHDLAGVDRFTQLSEVMSKDLVVLDAGIDPRDAFNRLDGANRKLAPAVDADGRLVGILTRKAALRATLYTPATDADGKLRVAAAVGINGDVAGKAEQLLAAGVDTLVVDTAHGHQESMISAVAAVRKLDPGVPVVAGNVVAAEGVRDLIEAGADIIKVGVGPGAMCTTRMMTGVGRPQFSAVLECAAEARKHGKHVWADGGVRHPRDVAMALAAGASNVMIGSWFAGTYESPGDLQQAADGRFYKESFGMASARAVRNRTSEESAYDRARKGLFEEGISTSRMFLDPARPGVEDLIDSIIAGVRSSCTYAGAASLEEFAEKAVVGVQSAAGYAEGKPLHASWS encoded by the coding sequence ATGCGTTTTCTCGAGCCCGGAACCGGCCGCTACACGGCTACCCCTTCGGTCCCTTACGACCTCACGTACGACGATGTCTTCATGGTCCCCGGCCGTTCCTCGGTCGGTTCCCGGCAGGCGGTGGACCTGTCCTCGCCGGACGGCACCGGCACCACCATCCCGCTCGTGGTCGCGAACATGACCGCCATCGCCGGCCGCCGGATGGCCGAGACCGTGGCCCGCCGGGGCGGGCTGGTCGTCATTCCGCAGGACATCCCGCTCGATGTGGTCACCGAGGTCATCGGCTGGGTCAAGAAGCGCCACCTCGTGCTGGACACCCCGATCGTGCTGGCGCCCGGCCAGACCGTCGCGGACGCCCTGTCCCTGCTGCACAAGCGGGCCCACGGAGCGGGTGTCGTCGTCGACGCGGAACACCGGCCGGTCGGTGTGGTCACCGACCACGACCTGGCCGGGGTGGACCGCTTCACGCAGCTGTCCGAGGTCATGTCCAAGGACCTGGTGGTACTCGACGCCGGGATCGACCCGCGTGACGCCTTCAACCGGCTGGACGGCGCCAACCGCAAGCTGGCCCCCGCGGTGGACGCGGACGGCAGGCTGGTCGGCATCCTCACCCGCAAGGCCGCGCTGCGGGCCACGCTCTACACCCCCGCCACGGACGCCGACGGCAAGCTGCGTGTCGCCGCCGCCGTCGGCATCAACGGCGACGTGGCGGGCAAGGCGGAGCAGCTGCTCGCCGCGGGCGTGGACACCCTGGTCGTGGACACCGCCCACGGCCACCAGGAATCCATGATCAGCGCGGTCGCCGCGGTGCGGAAGCTGGACCCGGGGGTGCCGGTCGTCGCGGGCAACGTCGTCGCCGCCGAGGGGGTGCGCGATCTGATCGAGGCCGGTGCCGACATCATCAAGGTCGGCGTGGGCCCCGGTGCCATGTGCACCACCCGCATGATGACCGGTGTGGGACGCCCGCAGTTCTCCGCCGTACTGGAGTGCGCCGCGGAGGCCCGCAAGCACGGCAAGCACGTCTGGGCCGACGGCGGGGTCCGCCACCCGCGTGACGTCGCCATGGCACTGGCCGCCGGCGCCTCCAACGTGATGATCGGTTCCTGGTTCGCCGGTACCTACGAGTCCCCGGGCGACCTCCAGCAGGCGGCCGACGGCCGCTTCTACAAGGAGTCCTTCGGCATGGCCTCGGCGCGGGCGGTCAGGAACCGCACGTCGGAGGAGTCCGCCTACGACCGGGCCCGCAAGGGGCTGTTCGAGGAGGGCATCTCCACCTCGCGGATGTTCCTCGACCCCGCCCGCCCCGGGGTGGAGGACCTGATCGACTCGATCATCGCCGGGGTCCGCTCCTCCTGCACCTACGCGGGCGCCGCGTCGCTGGAGGAGTTCGCCGAGAAGGCCGTCGTGGGCGTCCAGAGCGCCGCGGGCTACGCCGAGGGCAAGCCGCTGCACGCCAGCTGGAGCTGA
- a CDS encoding aldehyde dehydrogenase family protein has protein sequence MSAFFTDLALQYIDGEWRPGKGAWDIIDFNPYDGEKLASITVATADEVDQAYRAAERAQEGWGRTNPYIRRAVMEKALRVVEEREAEIAEAIVAELGGTHVKAGFELHLAKEFLRESVQLALRTTGQILPSPTEGKENRVYREPVGVVGVISPFNFPFLLSLKSVAPALALGNAVVLKPHQNTPVCGGTLVAKVFEEAGLPAGLLNVVVTDIAEIGDALLEHPVPRLISFTGSDKVGRHVATVCASHLKQTVLELGGNSALIVLDDADIDYAVDAAVFSRYVHQGQVCMAANRILVDRAVADEFTEKFVAKVASLRIGDPADPATHIGPLINSSQAEAVSKLVDRTVGEGATALLHGTADGNLVSPSVLTDIAAGSPVLQEEIFGPVALLIPFDGEDEAVRIANDTPYGLSGAVHTADVERGVRVGRRIRTGMIHINDGTVHDEPIVPFGGEKNSGLGRLNGDATVDAFTTRKWISVQHGRSRFPF, from the coding sequence ATGTCTGCCTTCTTCACCGATCTGGCCCTTCAGTACATCGACGGTGAGTGGAGGCCGGGAAAGGGCGCCTGGGACATCATCGACTTCAACCCGTACGACGGGGAGAAGCTGGCGTCGATCACCGTCGCCACGGCCGACGAGGTCGACCAGGCGTACCGGGCAGCCGAGCGTGCCCAGGAGGGGTGGGGCCGGACCAACCCCTACATCCGCCGGGCCGTGATGGAGAAGGCGCTGCGGGTCGTCGAGGAGCGCGAGGCCGAGATCGCCGAGGCGATCGTCGCGGAGCTCGGCGGCACCCATGTCAAGGCCGGGTTCGAGCTGCACCTCGCCAAGGAGTTCCTGCGCGAATCGGTCCAGCTCGCCCTGCGCACCACCGGGCAGATCCTCCCGTCGCCGACCGAGGGCAAGGAGAACCGGGTCTACCGCGAGCCGGTCGGGGTCGTCGGCGTCATCAGCCCCTTCAACTTCCCCTTCCTGCTGTCGCTGAAGTCGGTGGCGCCCGCCCTCGCCCTCGGTAACGCCGTCGTCCTCAAGCCGCACCAGAACACCCCCGTCTGCGGCGGGACCCTGGTCGCCAAGGTGTTCGAGGAAGCCGGTCTCCCGGCGGGACTGCTGAACGTCGTGGTCACCGACATCGCCGAGATAGGCGACGCCCTGCTGGAGCACCCCGTCCCGCGGCTGATCTCCTTCACCGGATCCGACAAGGTCGGGCGGCACGTGGCGACCGTCTGCGCGTCCCACCTCAAGCAGACCGTGCTCGAACTCGGCGGCAACAGCGCGCTGATCGTCCTCGACGACGCCGACATCGACTACGCCGTCGATGCCGCGGTCTTCAGCCGGTACGTGCACCAGGGCCAGGTCTGCATGGCGGCCAACCGCATCCTCGTGGACCGGGCCGTCGCGGACGAGTTCACCGAGAAGTTCGTCGCCAAGGTCGCCTCCCTGCGGATCGGCGACCCCGCCGACCCGGCGACCCACATCGGCCCGCTGATCAACTCCTCGCAGGCCGAGGCGGTCTCCAAGCTGGTCGACCGGACGGTCGGGGAAGGCGCCACGGCGCTGCTGCACGGCACCGCCGACGGCAACCTGGTGAGCCCTTCCGTGCTCACGGACATAGCCGCCGGCTCGCCCGTGCTGCAGGAGGAGATCTTCGGCCCCGTCGCCCTGCTCATCCCCTTCGACGGCGAGGACGAGGCCGTCCGGATCGCCAACGACACCCCCTACGGACTGAGCGGCGCCGTACACACCGCCGACGTCGAGCGCGGGGTGCGGGTGGGGCGGCGCATCCGCACCGGCATGATCCACATCAACGACGGAACGGTCCACGACGAGCCCATCGTGCCGTTCGGCGGGGAGAAGAACTCGGGCCTGGGACGGCTCAACGGGGACGCGACCGTCGATGCCTTCACCACCCGGAAGTGGATCTCGGTGCAGCACGGCCGTTCACGGTTCCCCTTCTGA
- a CDS encoding Lrp/AsnC family transcriptional regulator, whose protein sequence is MRLNDLDERIVHALAEDARRSYADIGAVVGLSAPAVKRRVDRLRAEGAITGFTVRVDPGALGWETEGFIEIYCSRNTAPEAIRQGLARFPEVASASTVTGEADAVVQVFAADMRHFEQVLERIAGEPYIERTKSVLVLSPLLRRYSQGPPA, encoded by the coding sequence GTGCGCCTGAACGACCTCGACGAACGCATCGTCCACGCCCTCGCCGAAGACGCCCGGCGCTCCTACGCCGACATCGGCGCGGTCGTCGGCCTGTCCGCCCCGGCGGTGAAACGCCGGGTGGACCGGCTGCGCGCCGAAGGCGCCATCACCGGCTTCACCGTCCGGGTGGACCCGGGAGCGCTCGGCTGGGAGACCGAGGGGTTCATCGAGATCTACTGCAGCCGCAACACCGCGCCCGAGGCGATCAGGCAGGGCCTGGCCCGCTTCCCCGAGGTCGCCTCCGCCTCCACCGTGACCGGGGAGGCCGACGCGGTCGTCCAGGTGTTCGCCGCCGACATGCGCCACTTCGAGCAGGTACTGGAACGGATCGCGGGCGAGCCCTACATCGAACGCACCAAGTCCGTCCTGGTGCTCTCGCCCCTGCTGCGCCGGTACTCCCAGGGTCCGCCCGCCTGA
- the rpe gene encoding ribulose-phosphate 3-epimerase, whose product MAQINPSILSADFARLAEEAKAVDGADWLHVDVMDNHFVPNLTLGVPVVEALSKATDTPLDCHLMIEDADRWAPQYVEAGAGSVTFHVEAAAAPVRLAREIRAKGARASMALRPATPIEPYEDLLPELDMLLIMTVEPGFGGQAFLDIMLPKIRRTRELISKHGLELWLQVDGGVSATTIERCAEAGADVFVAGSAVYGAEDPAEAVRALRARAEAATAGAPWACGH is encoded by the coding sequence ATGGCGCAGATCAATCCCAGCATCCTGTCCGCCGACTTCGCGCGTCTCGCCGAGGAGGCGAAGGCCGTCGACGGAGCCGACTGGCTCCACGTCGATGTCATGGACAACCACTTCGTCCCCAACCTGACCCTCGGCGTGCCGGTGGTCGAGGCGCTGAGCAAGGCCACGGACACCCCGCTGGACTGCCATCTGATGATCGAGGACGCGGACCGCTGGGCGCCGCAGTACGTCGAAGCCGGCGCGGGCTCCGTCACCTTCCACGTGGAGGCCGCGGCGGCCCCGGTGCGGCTGGCGCGGGAGATCAGGGCGAAGGGGGCGCGCGCCTCGATGGCGCTCAGGCCCGCGACGCCGATCGAGCCGTACGAGGACCTCCTCCCCGAGCTCGACATGCTGCTGATCATGACGGTGGAGCCGGGCTTCGGCGGCCAGGCGTTCCTCGACATCATGCTGCCGAAGATCCGCCGCACCCGTGAGCTGATCTCCAAGCACGGTCTCGAACTGTGGCTCCAGGTCGACGGCGGGGTCTCCGCCACCACGATCGAGCGATGCGCGGAGGCCGGCGCGGACGTCTTCGTGGCCGGCTCGGCCGTCTACGGGGCGGAGGACCCGGCCGAAGCGGTACGCGCGCTGCGCGCCCGGGCGGAGGCGGCCACGGCCGGCGCCCCCTGGGCATGCGGACACTGA
- a CDS encoding sugar-binding transcriptional regulator: protein MRMGPAELVQAAAMARRFYLEGKSKIQIAEEFGVSRFKVARVLETALERDLVRIEIRVPAELDAERSDALRARYGLRHAVVVESPAEEQDDAADPENLGEVAADLLGELVNEGDVLGLAWGRSTIHMAAALDRLPPCTVVQLTGVYDAGTAERGSVEAVRRAAQVSGGEAHPIYAPMLLPDPATAAALRHQTGIARAFEHFDKVTVAAVSIGSWEPGISTVHDMLSDDERAHYASLGVAAEMSAHLFDADGRRVGRDLGERCITVEADRLRRIPEVVAIAGGQRKAAAIGAVLRSGLVTSLVTDTAAADYLLTESAAGPRPALERADPDD from the coding sequence ATGCGGATGGGACCCGCGGAGCTGGTCCAGGCGGCGGCCATGGCCCGCCGGTTCTATCTCGAGGGGAAATCGAAGATCCAGATCGCCGAGGAGTTCGGCGTGAGCCGCTTCAAGGTGGCCCGGGTCCTGGAGACGGCCCTCGAACGTGATCTCGTACGGATCGAGATCAGGGTTCCGGCGGAGCTCGACGCGGAGCGCTCCGACGCGCTCCGCGCACGGTACGGCCTGCGGCACGCGGTCGTGGTGGAGTCCCCGGCGGAGGAGCAGGACGACGCCGCCGACCCGGAGAACCTGGGCGAGGTGGCCGCCGACCTGCTCGGCGAGCTGGTGAACGAGGGCGATGTGCTGGGCCTGGCCTGGGGCCGGTCCACCATCCACATGGCGGCGGCCCTCGACCGGCTGCCGCCCTGCACCGTCGTACAGCTGACCGGGGTCTACGACGCCGGGACGGCCGAGCGCGGCTCCGTCGAGGCGGTCCGCCGGGCCGCCCAGGTCTCCGGCGGCGAGGCGCATCCGATCTACGCGCCGATGCTGCTCCCCGACCCGGCCACCGCGGCGGCCCTGCGCCACCAGACGGGGATCGCCCGCGCCTTCGAGCACTTCGACAAGGTGACCGTCGCGGCCGTCTCCATCGGTTCGTGGGAACCGGGCATCTCCACCGTCCACGACATGCTCTCGGACGACGAGCGGGCGCACTACGCCTCGCTCGGGGTGGCGGCGGAGATGTCCGCGCACCTCTTCGACGCCGACGGGCGCAGGGTCGGCCGGGACCTCGGCGAGCGGTGCATCACCGTGGAGGCGGACCGGCTGCGCCGGATCCCCGAGGTCGTCGCCATCGCCGGCGGCCAGCGCAAGGCGGCGGCCATCGGCGCGGTGCTGCGGTCCGGGCTCGTCACCAGCCTCGTCACGGACACGGCGGCCGCCGACTACCTGCTGACGGAGTCGGCCGCCGGTCCCAGGCCGGCCCTGGAGCGCGCCGACCCGGACGACTGA
- a CDS encoding flavin monoamine oxidase family protein encodes MTSTVPTAVQHTDAQPPITMFGPDFPYAYDDFLAHPAGLGQIPATEHGSEVAVIGGGLSGIITAYELMKMGLRPVLYEADRIGGRLRTVGFEGCDPSLTAEMGAMRFPPSSTALQHYIDLVGLETRPFPNPLSPATPSTVVDLKGESHYARTVDDLPQVYRDVAAAWNACLEEGARFSDMNRALRERDVPRIRAIWSELVEKLDNQTFYGFLCASPAFSSFRHREIFGQVGFGTGGWDTDFPNSILEILRVVYTEADDHHRGIVGGSQQLPLRLWEHEPAKAVHWPPGTSLASLHDDRPRPAVTRLGRTAGNRITVTDADGDIRTYRAAVFTGQSWLLLSRIACDDALFPIDHWTAVERTHYMESSKLFVPVDRPFWLDEDPATGRDTMSMTLTDRMTRGTYLLDDGPGRPAVICLSYTWCDDSLKWLPLSPNERMEVMLKSLGEIYPGVDIRGHVIGNPVTVSWENEPWFMGAFKANLPGHYRYQRRLFTHFMQDGLPADRRGLFLAGDDISWTAGWAEGAVQTALNAVWGVMHQFGGATDPSNPGPGDVFDAIAPVELPED; translated from the coding sequence ATGACGTCCACGGTGCCCACCGCCGTCCAGCACACCGACGCCCAGCCGCCGATCACCATGTTCGGACCGGACTTCCCCTACGCCTACGACGACTTCCTGGCGCACCCCGCGGGCCTCGGCCAGATCCCGGCCACCGAGCACGGGAGCGAGGTCGCCGTCATCGGCGGCGGGCTCTCCGGGATCATCACCGCCTACGAGCTGATGAAGATGGGCCTCAGGCCGGTCCTCTACGAGGCCGACCGGATCGGCGGCCGGCTGCGGACGGTCGGTTTCGAGGGCTGCGACCCGTCGCTGACCGCGGAGATGGGCGCCATGCGCTTCCCGCCCTCCTCGACCGCGCTCCAGCACTACATCGACCTGGTGGGGCTGGAGACCCGGCCCTTCCCCAACCCGCTCTCCCCGGCCACCCCGTCCACCGTCGTGGACCTCAAGGGCGAGTCCCACTACGCACGGACCGTCGACGACCTCCCCCAGGTGTACCGGGACGTGGCCGCGGCGTGGAACGCCTGCCTGGAGGAGGGCGCCCGCTTCTCGGACATGAACCGGGCCCTGCGGGAACGCGACGTGCCCCGGATCCGCGCGATCTGGTCGGAGCTGGTCGAGAAGCTGGACAACCAGACCTTCTACGGCTTCCTCTGCGCCTCACCGGCCTTCAGCTCCTTCCGGCACCGGGAGATCTTCGGCCAGGTCGGCTTCGGCACCGGCGGCTGGGACACCGACTTCCCCAACTCCATCCTGGAGATCCTGCGGGTCGTCTACACCGAGGCGGACGACCACCACCGCGGCATCGTGGGCGGCAGCCAGCAACTGCCCCTGCGGCTCTGGGAACACGAACCGGCCAAGGCCGTGCACTGGCCCCCGGGGACCTCCCTGGCCTCCCTGCACGACGACCGCCCCAGGCCCGCCGTGACCCGGCTCGGCCGCACCGCCGGGAACCGGATCACCGTGACCGACGCGGACGGCGACATCCGCACCTACCGGGCCGCCGTCTTCACCGGGCAGTCCTGGCTGCTGCTGTCCAGGATCGCCTGCGACGACGCGCTGTTCCCCATCGACCACTGGACGGCGGTGGAGCGCACCCACTACATGGAGTCGTCCAAGCTGTTCGTGCCGGTCGACCGCCCCTTCTGGCTGGACGAGGACCCGGCGACCGGGCGGGACACGATGTCCATGACCCTCACCGACCGGATGACCCGGGGCACCTACCTCCTGGACGACGGCCCCGGCCGGCCGGCCGTCATCTGCCTCTCGTACACCTGGTGCGACGACAGCCTGAAGTGGCTGCCGCTCTCCCCGAACGAGCGCATGGAGGTCATGCTCAAGTCACTGGGCGAGATCTACCCGGGCGTCGACATCCGCGGACACGTCATCGGCAACCCGGTCACGGTCTCCTGGGAGAACGAGCCCTGGTTCATGGGCGCCTTCAAGGCCAACCTGCCCGGCCACTACCGCTACCAGCGCCGGCTGTTCACCCACTTCATGCAGGACGGGCTGCCCGCCGACCGCAGAGGGCTCTTCCTGGCCGGTGACGACATCTCGTGGACCGCCGGCTGGGCGGAAGGCGCCGTCCAGACCGCGCTCAACGCCGTCTGGGGCGTGATGCACCAGTTCGGCGGCGCCACGGACCCCTCGAACCCGGGCCCCGGCGACGTCTTCGACGCGATAGCGCCGGTGGAACTGCCCGAGGACTGA
- a CDS encoding DUF5995 family protein, with translation MDRFEQVAVPAGPVAGVGGVTERMRALGSGWPPGDGVAVFNQVYLSVTEAVGGRLADGSFPDPEALSALDVRFAERYLSAVDAESGGGRPPDCWRPLFAYRRHPGVRPLQFALAGINAHIGHDLALAVVDTCRTLDCGPRDLEDEFERVGDLLVLLEEQIREDLMPGPDLLELADPLTHLAGTWSLERAREAAWSAARVLWRLRAVPSLAEEFRARMDAGVGLVGRFLLTPCR, from the coding sequence ATGGACCGGTTCGAGCAGGTGGCAGTTCCGGCCGGCCCGGTGGCCGGTGTCGGCGGGGTGACCGAGCGGATGCGCGCGCTCGGTTCGGGGTGGCCCCCCGGTGACGGGGTCGCGGTGTTCAACCAGGTGTACCTCTCGGTCACCGAGGCCGTCGGCGGCAGGCTCGCGGACGGCTCGTTCCCGGATCCGGAGGCCCTGTCCGCGCTGGACGTGCGCTTCGCCGAGCGCTATCTGTCGGCGGTGGACGCGGAGTCGGGGGGCGGCCGGCCGCCGGACTGCTGGCGCCCGCTGTTCGCCTACCGGCGCCATCCCGGCGTACGGCCGCTCCAGTTCGCGCTCGCCGGGATCAACGCGCACATCGGGCACGATCTGGCCCTGGCGGTGGTGGACACCTGCCGCACGCTCGACTGCGGTCCGCGGGACCTGGAGGACGAGTTCGAGCGGGTGGGTGATCTCCTGGTGCTGCTGGAGGAGCAGATCCGCGAGGATCTGATGCCGGGGCCGGACCTGCTGGAGCTGGCGGATCCGCTGACCCATCTGGCGGGTACGTGGAGCCTGGAGCGGGCCCGGGAGGCCGCGTGGTCGGCGGCGCGGGTGCTGTGGCGGCTGCGCGCGGTCCCGTCGCTGGCGGAGGAGTTCCGGGCGCGGATGGACGCGGGGGTCGGCCTGGTGGGGCGCTTCCTGCTCACCCCGTGCCGCTGA
- a CDS encoding uracil-xanthine permease family protein — translation MGGLGVRWTLHGDGKTPAPGAVVRPDERLSWPRTFGLGAQHVVAMFGASFVAPVLMGLDPNLAIMMSGVATAVFLLATRGRVPSYLGCSLSFVGVAATIRASGGTSATVTGAVLVVGAVLFLVGLTVRRFGARIIHAAMPPVVTGAVVMLIGFNLAPVTASTYWPQDQWTALLVMLFTGLAVVCLRGFFSRIAIFLGLVFGYVLSWVLDLVFGKIHSPAGGAEAVDHWRLDLSGVADADWIGLPSFHAPAFEWSAILVALPVVIALIAENAGHVKAVGEMTGDSLDDKLGTAIAADGAASVLSTAVGGPPNTTYSENIGVMAATRVYSTAAYWAAACFALLFGLCPKFGAVVAAIPGGVLGGITVILYGMIGLLGAQIWLNAGVDLRNPLNLVPAAAGIIIGVGGVSLKISDNFELGGIALGTLVVITGYHVLRAFAPAHLKTQEPLLDEGTSRYDAEGGPGRGPGAG, via the coding sequence ATGGGCGGCCTCGGCGTGCGCTGGACCTTGCACGGCGACGGGAAGACCCCGGCGCCCGGAGCGGTGGTGCGGCCCGACGAGCGGCTGTCCTGGCCGCGTACGTTCGGCCTGGGCGCCCAGCACGTGGTGGCGATGTTCGGCGCGTCCTTCGTGGCGCCGGTCCTGATGGGGCTGGACCCGAACCTCGCCATCATGATGTCCGGTGTCGCCACCGCCGTCTTCCTGCTGGCGACGCGCGGCCGGGTGCCGAGCTACCTGGGGTGCTCGCTCTCCTTCGTCGGGGTCGCGGCCACGATCCGGGCGAGCGGCGGCACCAGCGCCACCGTCACCGGTGCCGTGCTGGTGGTCGGCGCGGTGCTGTTCCTGGTGGGTCTGACGGTGCGGCGTTTCGGGGCGCGGATCATCCACGCGGCGATGCCGCCGGTGGTGACCGGTGCGGTGGTCATGCTGATCGGCTTCAACCTGGCACCGGTCACCGCCTCGACGTACTGGCCGCAGGACCAGTGGACCGCCCTGCTGGTGATGCTGTTCACCGGTCTGGCCGTGGTCTGTCTGCGCGGCTTCTTCTCGCGCATCGCGATCTTCCTGGGGCTGGTCTTCGGATACGTCCTGTCCTGGGTGCTGGACCTGGTGTTCGGGAAGATCCACTCCCCGGCGGGCGGTGCCGAGGCCGTGGACCACTGGCGTCTGGACCTGTCCGGGGTGGCGGACGCCGACTGGATCGGGCTGCCCTCCTTCCACGCCCCGGCCTTCGAGTGGTCGGCGATCCTGGTCGCCCTGCCCGTGGTGATCGCCCTGATCGCCGAGAACGCCGGGCATGTGAAGGCCGTCGGCGAGATGACCGGTGACTCGCTCGACGACAAGCTGGGCACCGCCATCGCGGCCGACGGCGCCGCCTCGGTGCTGTCCACCGCCGTGGGCGGACCGCCCAACACGACGTACTCCGAGAACATCGGCGTCATGGCGGCGACCCGGGTCTACTCCACCGCCGCGTACTGGGCGGCGGCCTGCTTCGCGCTGCTCTTCGGGCTGTGCCCGAAGTTCGGCGCGGTCGTGGCGGCGATCCCGGGCGGGGTCCTGGGCGGTATCACCGTGATCCTCTACGGCATGATCGGCCTGCTGGGTGCCCAGATCTGGCTGAACGCCGGGGTGGACCTGCGCAACCCGCTGAACCTGGTGCCCGCCGCGGCGGGCATCATCATCGGGGTCGGCGGTGTGAGCCTGAAGATCAGCGACAACTTCGAGCTGGGCGGGATCGCGCTCGGCACCCTGGTCGTGATCACCGGCTACCACGTCCTGCGGGCCTTCGCCCCGGCCCACCTCAAGACCCAGGAGCCCCTCCTGGACGAGGGCACCTCGCGGTACGACGCGGAGGGCGGCCCCGGCCGGGGGCCCGGCGCCGGCTGA
- a CDS encoding terpene synthase family protein, with amino-acid sequence MESELPDIYCPFPQRSNPHVAHTRAHLDEWTRRTGLVHRESARARFEQADFGSFVGMVHPTASPEHLDLVADWFVWLFLVDDQLDDGHLGRNPERVRDVVARMRAVVEGTAPRVPPGEEAPAALVALADLWERTVPRAAPHWRTRFTGHLMTYLTMTTTWEAGNRATGAVPSEAAYISKRRHTGAIHVCMDLIEIVAGIQAPEAVHGDPRFVTALEASCNVVCWANDVYSYEKEQMLGEIHNLVHLVRHHRGYGERQALEHVCAAIATETERFLTAEDELLEVFPQLTRTLVPYLDGMRSWMRGNLDWSRQTPRYNPAAVSQYAAPGEYLEETVLGVATDGAVAAPRTGD; translated from the coding sequence GTGGAGAGCGAACTGCCGGACATCTACTGCCCGTTCCCGCAGCGGAGCAATCCGCACGTCGCGCACACCCGCGCGCATCTCGACGAGTGGACCCGGCGCACCGGCCTGGTGCACCGGGAGTCCGCACGGGCCCGTTTCGAACAGGCCGACTTCGGGTCCTTCGTCGGCATGGTCCACCCCACCGCGAGCCCCGAGCACCTGGATCTGGTCGCCGACTGGTTCGTGTGGCTGTTCCTCGTCGACGACCAGCTGGACGACGGGCACCTGGGCCGGAACCCCGAGCGCGTGCGGGACGTGGTCGCGCGGATGCGGGCGGTGGTCGAAGGCACCGCACCCCGCGTCCCGCCCGGGGAGGAGGCGCCCGCGGCCCTCGTCGCCCTCGCCGACCTGTGGGAACGCACGGTCCCGCGCGCGGCGCCCCACTGGCGCACCCGCTTCACGGGGCACCTCATGACCTATCTGACGATGACCACCACCTGGGAGGCCGGGAACCGCGCGACCGGTGCGGTACCGAGCGAGGCCGCGTACATCTCCAAGCGCCGCCACACCGGGGCGATCCATGTGTGCATGGACCTCATCGAGATCGTCGCGGGCATACAGGCCCCGGAGGCGGTCCATGGCGATCCCCGGTTCGTCACCGCGCTGGAGGCCTCGTGCAACGTGGTGTGCTGGGCCAACGACGTCTACTCCTACGAGAAGGAGCAGATGCTCGGCGAAATCCACAACCTCGTCCACCTGGTGCGCCACCACCGGGGTTACGGCGAGCGGCAGGCCCTCGAACACGTCTGCGCGGCGATAGCCACGGAGACCGAGCGGTTCCTCACCGCCGAGGACGAGCTGCTGGAGGTGTTCCCGCAGCTGACCCGGACGCTCGTGCCCTATCTGGACGGGATGCGGAGCTGGATGCGCGGCAACCTGGACTGGTCGCGGCAGACGCCCCGCTACAACCCGGCGGCCGTCAGCCAGTACGCGGCGCCCGGGGAGTACCTGGAGGAGACGGTCCTCGGTGTGGCCACGGACGGCGCCGTGGCGGCTCCGCGTACGGGCGACTGA